In one window of Henckelia pumila isolate YLH828 chromosome 1, ASM3356847v2, whole genome shotgun sequence DNA:
- the LOC140879266 gene encoding protein LATERAL BRANCHING OXIDOREDUCTASE 1-like, with translation MAPMPISDVKVGHIDDVQELKNTKSPQIIPERFIRDSTERPKLDKTIHPSCNNIPVIDFSKLCNGNKDDFCSEIFKIKISCEEWGFFQVINHEIDLELLEKIEKVAMEFFMMPLEEKKKYPMSPGTVQGYGQAFVFSENQKLDWCNMFALGLEPHYLRNPKLWPTKPSDFSETVEVYSREIRKLCKNLLKYIAVSLECNEDVFEEMFGVAVQAVRMNYYPACPRPDLVLGLSPHSDGSALTVLQQGKGSSVGLQILKHNTWIPVHPVPNALVINIGDTIEVLTNGRYKSVEHRAVTHREKDRLSIVTFYAPSYEIELGPMQELVDDSNPCKYRRYNHGEYSKHYVTNKLQGKRTLEFAKIN, from the exons ATGGCTCCAATGCCAATTTCTGATGTCAAAGTAGGTCACATTGATGATGTCCAAGAGCTAAAAAACACAAAATCTCCACAAATAATTCCTGAAAGATTTATCCGGGATTCGACCGAAAGGCCGAAACTAGATAAAACCATTCATCCTTCGTGCAACAACATTCCggttattgatttctccaagctATGTAATGGAAACAAAGATGACTTCTGCAGTGAAATTTTCAAGATCAAGATCTCTTGTGAGGAGTGGGGTTTTTTCCAG GTGATCAATCATGAAATTGATTTAGAATTGCTGGAAAAAATAGAAAAGGTGGCAATGGAATTCTTCATGATGCCtttagaagagaagaagaagTATCCAATGAGTCCAGGGACTGTTCAAGGATATGGACAAGCTTTTGTTTTCTCAGAAAACCAGAAACTAGACTGGTGTAACATGTTTGCTCTTGGATTGGAGCCACACTACCTCAGAAACCCAAAATTATGGCCCACAAAACCATCTGATTTCag TGAAACTGTGGAGGTATACTCGAGAGAAATAAGGAAACTTTGCAAGAACTTGCTCAAGTACATAGCGGTTAGCCTCGAATGCAACGAAGACGTGTTCGAGGAGATGTTCGGGGTGGCTGTGCAAGCAGTGAGGATGAATTACTATCCAGCATGCCCTAGACCAGATCTTGTGTTGGGACTAAGCCCACATTCTGATGGAAGTGCACTCACAGTTTTGCAACAGGGAAAGGGCAGCTCAGTTGGCCTACAAATATTAAAACACAACACATGGATTCCAGTTCACCCTGTTCCAAATGCTTTGGTCATCAATATTGGTGACACTATTGAG gTGCTAACAAACGGGAGATACAAGAGCGTGGAGCATCGAGCCGTGACCCACCGCGAAAAAGATAGACTCTCCATTGTTACATTCTATGCTCCTAGCTATGAAATAGAACTTGGGCCAATGCAAGAACTGGTAGATGACTCCAATCCTTGCAAGTACAGAAGGTACAACCATGGAGAGTACAGCAAGCACTATGTCACCAACAAGCTTCAAGGCAAAAGGACATTGGAATTTGccaagattaattaa
- the LOC140888007 gene encoding cullin-1: protein MTMNQRNTIDLEQGWDFMQKGITKLKTILEGLPEPQFSSEDYMMLYTTIYNMCTQKPPHDYSQQLYDKYRESFEEYITSTVLPSLREKHDEFMLRELVNRWLNHKIMVRWLSRFFYYLDRYFIARRSLPALKEVGLTCFRDLVYQEVNGKVRDAVISLIDQEREGEQIDRALLKNVLDIFVEIGMGQMDQYENDFEAAMLNSTAAYYSRKASNWILDDSCPDYMLKAEECLKREKDRVSHYLHSSSETKLLEKVQHELLSVYATQLLEKEHSGCHALLRDDKVEDLSRMYRLFSKIPRGLDPVANIFKQHVTAEGTALVKQAEDAASNKKAEKKDVVGLQEQVFVRKVIELHDKFMAYVNDCFLNHTLFHKALKEAFEVFCNKGVAGSSSAELLATFCDNILKKGGSEKLSDEAIEDTLEKVVKLLAYISDKDLFAEFYRKKLARRLLFDKSANDEHERSILTKLKQQCGGQFTSKMEGMVTDLTLARENQASFEEYLSSNSNASPGIDLTVTVLTTGFWPSYKSFDLNLPAEMVKCVEVFREFYQTKTKHRKLTWIYSLGTCNINGKFEPKTIELIVTTYQAAALLLFNASDRLSYQEIMTQLNLSDDDVVRLLHSLSCAKYKILNKEPNTKTISPTDVFEFNSKFTDKMRRIKIPLPPVDEKKKVVEDVDKDRRYAIDASIVRIMKSRKVLGYQQLVMECVEQLGRMFKPDVKAIKKRIEDLITRDYLERDKDNPNLFKYLA, encoded by the exons ATGACTATGAACCAGCGGAACACCATTGATTTAGAACAAGGATGGGACTTTATGCAAAAAGGGATTACGAAACTGAAAACCATTCTTGAAGGATTGCCTGAGCCACAATTCAGCTCAGAGGATTACATGATGCTCTACAC GACAATTTATAACATGTGTACGCAGAAGCCTCCACATGACTATTCTCAGCAACTGTATGACAAGTACAGGGAGTCTTTTGAAGAGTATATCACATCAACG GTATTGccttctttgagagagaagcaTGACGAATTCATGTTGAGGGAACTTGTGAATAGGTGgttaaatcataaaattatgGTGCGGTGGCTTTCACGATTCTTTTACTACCTTGATCGGTACTTCATAGCAAGAAGGTCACTCCCGGCGCTTAAAGAAGTGGGGCTGACATGCTTCCGTGACCTG GTGTACCAAGAGGTCAATGGGAAAGTAAGAGATGCTGTTATATCTTTG ATTGATCAAGAACGTGAAGGAGAGCAAATTGATCGAGCTTTATTAAAGAATGTATTAGATATTTTTGTAGAAATTGGAATGGGACAGATGGATCAGTATGAGAATGATTTTGAAGCAGCAATGCTGAATTCCACTGCAGCTTACTATTCTCGGAAGGCTTCCAATTGGATCTTAGATGATTCATGTCCAGACTATATGTTGAAA GCGGAGGAGTGTCTGAAACGAGAGAAGGATAGAGTTTCCCATTACCTTCATTCAAGTAGTGAGACAAAGTTGCTTGAG AAAGTACAACATGAGCTATTGTCTGTGTATGCCACCCAACTGCTTGAGAAGGAGCACTCAGGTTGTCATGCTTTACTGAGGGACGACAAG GTGGAGGATTTATCTAGGATGTATAGACTCTTCTCAAAAATACCTCGAGGCTTAGACCCTGTTGCTAATATATTTAAGCAG CATGTTACTGCTGAAGGGACAGCTTTGGTTAAACAAGCAGAAGACGCTGCAAGCAACAAGAAG GCAGAAAAGAAAGATGTTGTTGGGTTACAGGAACAG GTTTTTGTCAGAAAAGTAATCGAGCTCCACGATAAATTCATGGCATATGTGAATGACTGTTTTCTGAATCACACACTTTTCCACAAG GCTCTTAAAGAGGCCTTCGAGGTTTTCTGCAATAAGGGCGTTGCTGGAAGTTCAAGTGCCGAACTCCTTGCCACATTCTGCGACAACATCCTTAAAAAGGGAGGGAGTGAAAAATTGAGCGATGAAGCTATTGAAGATACATTGGAGAAG GTGGTAAAATTACTCGCTTATATCAGCGATAAGGATTTATTTGCTGAATTCTATCG GAAAAAGCTTGCTCGGCGTCTGTTATTTGATAAAAGTGCTAATGACGAGCATGAAAGAAGTATCCTGACAAAATTGAAACAGCAATGCGGTGGTCAATTTACATCAAAAATGGAGGGAATG GTCACGGATCTTACACTAGCCAGGGAAAATCAAGCCAGTTTTGAGGAATATCTCAGCAGCAATTCAAATGCCAGTCCAGGGATTGACTTAACAGTGACTGTCCTAACTACTGGTTTTTGGCCAAGTTATAAGTCCTTCGATCTTAACCTTCCAGCTGAGATG GTCAAGTGCGTGGAAGTGTTTAGGGAGTTCTACCAGACAAAAACAAAGCACAGAAAACTTACGTGGATATATTCTTTGGGTACTTGTAACATAAATGGCAAATTCGAACCAAAAACGATAGAGCTTATTGTGACGACATACCAG GCTGCTGCCTTGCTGTTGTTCAATGCTTCGGATAGATTGAGTTATCAGGAAATCATGACTCAGTTAAACCTATCAGACGATGATGTTGTTAGGCTACTTCATTCACTTTCATGTGCTAAGTATAAGATTCTGAACAAGGAGCCAAACACCAAAACTATTTCTCCCACTGACGTTTTTGagtttaattcaaaattcacggACAAAATGAGAAGAATTAAG ATACCTCTCCCTCCAGTGGATGAGAAGAAGAAGGTTGTTGAAGATGTTGACAAAGACAGACGGTATGCAATTGATGCCTCAATTGTTCGAATCATGAAGAGTAGGAAAGTCTTAGGATATCAACAGTTGGTAATGGAGTGCGTTGAGCAATTGGGTCGTATGTTCAAG CCTGATGTTAAAGCAATCAAGAAGAGGATTGAAGATTTAATCACTCGTGACTATCTGGAAAGAGACAAGGATAATCCTAACTTGTTCAAGTACTTGGCATGA